The Agrococcus carbonis genome has a window encoding:
- a CDS encoding TM2 domain-containing protein: MSYTNPSQGSDPAQAGGAMPQQPAPQYAAPGYAPAAHAPTATYPAAPGYASAPNAFGGPQAPLKSFVATWLFAMLLGALGVDRFYLGKVGTGIAKLLTFGGLGIWALVDLIITLVGKQTDKLGRPLEGYDRHKKVAWIVTAVWVVLGIILGAVNGAAAGSRVPLAVPAVSQPAPEPAAEVEDEPAEEAPAEEPAAEPAAPVEEPADDAASWAADTFGTFEAVTHQGSGDSVIELPAATAMVTASHNGSSNFAVIVLDSANEPTGDLLVNTIGGYGGTAAYGLNSFGEGVRLQVTADGAWELTIAPIASAPELAANGTGDAVFLYGGDAGAAAMTHDGGSNFAVIEHNDDLFSMGLLVNEIGTYSGTVPLGAGPSVITVTADGGWTISVQ; the protein is encoded by the coding sequence ATGTCCTACACCAACCCCTCGCAGGGCTCCGACCCTGCGCAGGCCGGCGGCGCCATGCCGCAGCAGCCTGCTCCGCAGTACGCCGCGCCGGGCTACGCGCCCGCCGCGCACGCACCGACCGCGACCTACCCGGCTGCGCCCGGGTACGCATCCGCCCCCAACGCCTTCGGCGGGCCGCAGGCGCCGCTGAAGAGCTTCGTCGCGACGTGGCTGTTCGCCATGCTGCTCGGCGCGCTCGGCGTCGACCGCTTCTACCTCGGGAAGGTCGGCACGGGCATCGCGAAGCTGCTGACCTTCGGCGGGCTCGGGATCTGGGCGCTCGTCGACCTGATCATCACGCTCGTGGGCAAGCAGACCGACAAGCTCGGGCGGCCGCTCGAGGGCTACGACAGGCACAAAAAGGTCGCCTGGATCGTGACCGCCGTCTGGGTGGTGCTCGGCATCATCCTCGGCGCTGTGAACGGTGCAGCCGCGGGAAGCCGCGTGCCGCTCGCGGTGCCGGCGGTGTCGCAGCCGGCCCCCGAGCCTGCCGCGGAGGTCGAGGACGAGCCCGCCGAGGAGGCGCCGGCAGAGGAGCCCGCGGCGGAACCTGCCGCTCCGGTCGAGGAGCCCGCAGACGACGCCGCCTCGTGGGCTGCCGACACCTTCGGCACGTTCGAGGCCGTGACGCACCAGGGGTCGGGCGACTCCGTCATCGAGCTCCCCGCCGCGACCGCGATGGTCACCGCGTCGCACAACGGATCGTCGAACTTCGCGGTGATCGTGCTCGACTCGGCGAACGAGCCGACCGGCGACCTGCTCGTAAACACGATCGGCGGCTACGGCGGCACCGCGGCGTATGGCCTCAACTCGTTCGGCGAGGGAGTGCGCCTGCAGGTGACCGCTGATGGCGCGTGGGAGCTGACGATCGCGCCGATCGCGAGCGCCCCCGAGCTGGCGGCGAACGGGACTGGCGACGCCGTGTTCCTCTACGGCGGTGACGCGGGTGCCGCAGCGATGACGCACGATGGCGGGTCGAACTTCGCCGTGATCGAGCACAACGACGACCTGTTCTCGATGGGGCTGCTCGTCAACGAGATCGGGACCTACTCGGGCACGGTGCCGCTCGGGGCTGGGCCGTCGGTGATCACCGTCACGGCTGACGGGGGGTGGACGATCTCGGTGCAGTAA
- a CDS encoding HNH endonuclease signature motif containing protein, with translation MDTWGIDGEAYIAAVRAGAIDPHGYSAAELQAQLDDCEREWSERLALVPDEQLDDLIAGRIELPTLPEEPEHPNAARLRADEQFVRRMQALEAQSARIEGERRALMAEHVQRVVELPGDAGPAVKELATMAAVELRLTQGGVMGRMTDAWNIVTELPAAHEAAESGRITIAHLRIIEQQTRALRLDARVDDEEKGRVIDELVELAERVSTSRLRAGAKQLIDEVLTEPLQQRHDAARAKRRVEVFDAGDGMADLVLHGPALEIHAAHDRLTQAARKKAKDDPRTYDQFRADALLELMLAGLIPDDHHGVSPITAHVAITIPATELLHGDHQEPALHDLRFPAVLDGKVLVDRDTARRIAGDTATWERLFTDPTTGVPVTADTYRPLEAQRRWLRARDGRCRGPGCAKPVYRTDLDHTTDFAKGGTTSIGNLGHLCRADHGLKHDTRWRLEQLPGGVLRWTSPIGQVIDDRVEPAGPVFKDVAPRALDSGASREPIPF, from the coding sequence ATGGACACCTGGGGCATCGACGGCGAGGCATACATCGCCGCCGTGCGCGCAGGTGCGATCGATCCCCATGGCTACTCCGCAGCCGAGCTGCAGGCGCAGCTCGACGATTGCGAGCGCGAGTGGTCCGAACGCCTCGCGCTCGTGCCCGACGAGCAGCTCGACGACCTCATCGCGGGCCGCATCGAGCTGCCGACCCTGCCCGAGGAGCCAGAGCATCCTAACGCCGCGCGACTGCGCGCCGACGAGCAGTTCGTGCGCCGCATGCAGGCGCTCGAGGCGCAGTCGGCGCGCATCGAGGGCGAGCGTCGTGCGCTCATGGCCGAGCACGTGCAGCGCGTCGTCGAGCTGCCCGGCGACGCCGGCCCGGCGGTCAAGGAGCTCGCGACGATGGCCGCGGTCGAGCTGCGGCTGACCCAGGGCGGCGTGATGGGGCGCATGACGGATGCGTGGAACATCGTCACCGAGCTGCCGGCGGCACACGAGGCCGCCGAATCCGGCCGCATCACGATCGCCCACCTGCGCATCATCGAGCAGCAGACGCGAGCGCTACGCCTCGATGCGCGAGTCGACGACGAGGAGAAGGGGCGCGTCATCGATGAGCTCGTCGAGCTCGCCGAGCGGGTCTCTACCTCGCGCCTGCGGGCCGGTGCCAAGCAGCTCATCGACGAGGTGCTCACCGAGCCGCTGCAGCAGCGCCACGACGCCGCTCGGGCGAAGCGACGCGTCGAGGTCTTCGACGCGGGCGACGGTATGGCCGACCTCGTGCTGCACGGCCCCGCGCTCGAGATCCACGCCGCGCACGACCGCCTCACGCAGGCCGCACGCAAGAAGGCCAAGGACGACCCGCGCACCTACGACCAGTTCCGAGCGGATGCGCTCCTCGAGCTCATGCTGGCGGGCCTCATCCCCGACGACCACCACGGCGTCTCCCCCATCACCGCGCATGTCGCGATCACGATCCCGGCGACCGAGCTGCTGCACGGCGACCACCAGGAGCCGGCCCTGCACGATCTCCGCTTCCCCGCGGTGCTCGACGGCAAGGTGCTCGTCGACCGTGACACGGCACGCCGCATCGCCGGCGACACTGCCACCTGGGAGCGCCTCTTCACCGACCCCACGACCGGCGTGCCGGTGACCGCCGACACGTACCGGCCGCTCGAGGCGCAGCGCCGCTGGCTCCGAGCCCGCGACGGCCGATGTCGCGGGCCGGGCTGCGCCAAGCCGGTGTACCGCACCGACCTCGACCACACCACCGACTTCGCCAAGGGCGGCACGACCAGCATCGGCAACCTCGGGCACCTCTGCCGAGCCGACCACGGGCTCAAGCACGACACCCGATGGCGGCTCGAACAGCTGCCGGGCGGGGTGCTCCGCTGGACCTCACCCATCGGCCAGGTGATCGACGATCGGGTGGAACCGGCCGGACCGGTGTTCAAGGACGTCGCTCCTCGAGCACTCGATAGCGGCGCCTCGAGGGAGCCGATTCCCTTCTGA